Below is a genomic region from Xanthobacter autotrophicus Py2.
TGCTGCTGGGATCGATGTGAGGCTCGGCTCTTGCACGAGGACGATTCAAGAGCTTGTGGCCTGTTTTCCCGCTCTCGTTGCCGCATGACGTCGGTTGCCGCGGGCGGGACAGGCGGCGCATTTAATTGATCCTGCTGCTTCGATCCACACCCGGCGCATGTTTAACCGGGATCAAAGATTCAGAACAGATGGCCGGCCATAATTCGAGCGCTGTCGTGTCGGTCGAAGGATGGCGCCGGGCCGATGCCAGCGTGCGTCGTCTAGCGGATTCTCGACGGTTCTAGAGCGTGTCGGTGCGTCCCGGTCTGACGTGGGTGGAGTTTCCAATGGAACACGATGGTCATGGTGGTGAGGGTGGCTTCTTTCGCTTCCGCGCGAACTGGGTCCTGATCGGCTTTCTCGCGATCGGCGGCTTCTATCTTCTGACCGAGCACCGTGCGCATCTCATCCCCTATCTGGGGTACTTGCCGTTCCTGCTGATTCTCGCCTGCCCGTTGATGCACGTTTTCATGCATGGCGGCCACGGTGGACATGGGGGCGGAGACGACAGCAGAAGCAGATCGGCGGACGCCCGCAAGAACCAGCCCCACAATCACTGAGCGGCGATCAACGATCCGGAGGTCGACCATGAACGACGACGTTCCTGCCTATGGCCTCTGGTCACTGGTGATTATCAATTCGGCGATCTTCATCTTCTTCGCCTTCACCTTCTTCAAGCCGCAGACCAAGCGCGACTGGCGGTCCTTCGGCGCCTTCAGCGCCTTTCTGGTCGCGCTGTTCACCGAGATGTACGGGTTCCCGCTCACGATCTATCTGCTCTCAGGCTGGCTGCAGAGCCGCTTTCCGGGCGTCGATTGGTTCTCCCATGACGCCGGACATCTTCTCGAGGAGATGTTCGGCTGGAGAGCCAATCCGCATTTCGGGCCGTTTCATCTCCTGAGCTTCGTGTTCATCGGCGGCGGCTTTGTCCTCATCTCGGCCGGCTGGAAGGTGCTGTACCAAGCCCAGCGCCATCGTACGCTCGCCACCGGCGGCGTCTACGCCTACGTGCGGCATCCGCAATATGTGGGCTTCGTGCTGGTGATGTTCGGCTTCCTCCTGCAGTGGCCGACCTTGCTGACACTCGCGATGTTCCCGGTGCTGGTGTTCATGTACGTGCGCCTCGCGCGTGCCGAAGAACGCGAGTCGCTGGCCGAATTCGGCGCTGACTATGAACGATATATGCAAGAGGTTCCGGGTTTCATTCCACGGCTCGGCGGCCCGAGACGCAGCAGCGCCGGACAGGGCTGAACAGCGAGTTTCAGGCGTCGCCGCAGCAGGCTAGGCCCCGCCGTTACAAGCCACAACGCGAAGGAATTGGCTCCAATGATCAAGACGCCCTCCATTTCCATCCTTCTATTCAGCGCCATGCTCCTCACGGGGACTCCCGCCTCGGCCAACGACGAGCATCATCCCAACGCCGGAGCTGAAGCGCCAAGCGCACCTTCGAGCGCGCCCGGTTCACAAATGCCCATGGGCGGCATGATGTCGGCGATGGGTGCTGGCGGTATGCCGATGATGGGAATGATGACCGGGCACATCGAAGGCCGGTTGGCATTCCTGAAGACCGAGCTCAAGATCACCGACGTTCAGGAATCCAAATGGAACGTGTTCGCAGACGCCGTGCGAGCCAACGCGAAGGCGATGAGGGGCATGCGCGAGGGTATGATGCAGGCGCGCGGCGGCGCTCTCCCGGTGCGCCTTGAGCGGATCGAGAAGGCCATGGCTCTATGCCAGGAATCGCTCCGGACAATCAAAGCAGCGGTGGAGCCGCTCTATGCGAGCTTCAGTGACGAACAAAAGCGCGCCGCCGACCAGTTGATGGTGAGTCCGATGGGTCTATTCTGAACGAAAGTATTTGCGGGTAAGCAGAACCAATCGTCTCGCTGGAAGCTGGTTTGGCGAGCCGCGCGGACCACGCGGACAACGACTGCAGATTTCATGACGCGTTGTCGCCGAACCCATCTTGTGGTCCGGTGAGTGTAGTTAGCGCTTGCTGGACGCGCTCTTCCTGACCAACTGCTGCGGTACTTGCAGTCATTGCCTCGAAGTCGCGCCGCTGGCCGGCGCGCAAAAACCCCATCAACTTTATGAAGGTGTTCGGCGACTGAGGATGCCCTCCACCCTGGAGCGATTTCGAGCGAAGCAGGCGCGTGGTGGCCGAACCGCGCGCCTGTTTAGTCGCGTCGGACGGGCCGTCACGCGTGTCATGCAACACGATGTCGTTCGCGCCGGGTGCTTGTCCCTGAAGCGCATACGACGAATAGACCAGCGCGCCAGATGGATGCCGGACCGTGCTCGGCAGCGCGCCGCCGCGTGCCTAGGGCACCTTGGTGAACTGCCCCCCCAAAGCCTTGGCGGTGGCCACTGCCGGATCCTGACCGAGAGCGCAGCGGCTGCATGGAATAGACCAGCTTCCGGCAGGCGGACTCTGCTTGGCGTCGGCCCATCCGAGGACCGTGCGCGTCATCTCTTCGACCCCGGACAATCTTCAGCGAGAAGGAGCGCATAGGCCATTCGACGTGGGTGGCGCGCCAGAAATCCAGGTGTTCCCTGTCCTTGTGGGAATACGACGGAGCGAATGCGAGAGGAAGGTGGATGCGATGAGAACCTGGTTCCAACGGCTGACCGATGTCTCCTCCCTAGCGTGCACCGAGCAGGCACTTAAGGAGGCACTCGCGGAGTTGGTGCAGGATCTTGGGTTTGATGGCTATGCCTATCTAAACGTCCAGCCGGTGCGCATCTTTGCGGTCTCCAATTACGCCTCCGAATGGCAGGCCCGATATCTCACACAGAACTACGCCATGATCGATCCGGTCGTTACCATGGCAAAGGCGCAGATGAAGGCCTTTGCGTGGGCCGCCGCCGCGCCGCGCTCCCTCTCCAAGCCGCTGCGCCGCTTCTATTCCGAGGCGAGTGATTTCGGAATCAGATCCGGAATCTCGATCCCTGTGAGGACGGCTTTCGGGCACTTGTCGATGCTGACGCTGGCATCGCACAAGCCGTCGCTCAACCTCGAGACCGACATCGATCAGATCGCGGCGGTGACGGCGGTCGCCCAGCTCCACGCGAAGATGGAGCAGCAGGATGCGGAACCAACGGCCAGCGTGGAGATCGATCTGAAGGCGAAGCAGGCTCTCTGCCTGAAATGGTCCGCCGAGGGGAAGACGATGAAGGATATCGCTTCCATCGAGGGCATGTCGTTCGCGACGGTGAACTTCCACCTGAACAATGCTCGGAAGGCGCTCGATGCAGGAAGCCTGGCACAGGCGACGGCACTCGCCACGAAGCTCAAGCTGATCTGAGTGGTCCGCTCCCGCCAGCACTCCGGCACCGGCGGGGCTTGACCCGCCCGGCGAGGAGCGTCGAAAGCAGGGCCTGCTAGGCGTCAATATCTGTCATCGGGAGGCATGGGCGATGCGGGTAGAGCCCATAATGTCGCAACCGGGGCCGGGCGGGCCTTGCACGATGACGTTGGTGGGGTGGCCGCCAGCAAGGCGCAGACGCTGGTGCGCGATCTCGTCGTGCGTGATGCCGAGCCCGACGCGAACCTCGCCGCGCTCGACCGGCTCGCGCTTTGCTGCGCCGCTAGGCCAGCTCTCCGACCGAGCCCGGCGCGGTCGGCATTTTCGCGTTCGTGCAGACGTTGCCGCACAAAGGGGGCCCTCCGGGGATGCCGCTTGCGCGCGGGCGGCGGCAAGGGAAGCTGCGCCGCGGCTGGCTTGCGAACCGCACTGCCGAAATCGTCAGTTGCCAGCCACGCCCTTGCCCCCTTCGCTCTTCGCGGCAGCTTGGGGGCGCCTCGCGACATGCGGGGAGGAGACCCCGAGCAGGAAAGGCTGGACACCGATGGGTGCCGGGAAGAAGCGATGGAAAGGAATGACGTTGAAGAGCTGAAGGAGCGTGTCCTGTGCGCCGCCGTGCTGGAAAAGGCCGGCTTCGCGATCGACCTGAAGGAGAGCACGCGCCGAGCCGTCAAGTATCGCCGGGGCGACGACATCATCATCGTCATCCACGACGGCAAGGGCTGGTTCGATCCGCTGTCCGACGCGAAAGGCGACGTCTACGCGCTCGTCGCGCACCTCGATCGGGTGGGATTTTCCGAGTGCCTCGAGCACGTGGCGAACCTCGTGGGATTTGTCCCCACGGAGCCGCTCTGGACGCGACCAGCGCGGAAGCAGGAGGCGGACCTAGCCGTTGGCGAGCGCTGGCGCCGCCGCCGCAAACCCTGGCCCGGATCTCTGACCTGGCGCTATCTCGGCGAGGAGCGGGCACTTTCCGATGCAACGATCCGCGCAGCGATCCGTCATGATCGTTTGCGGGAAGGGCCGCATGGCAGCATGTGGGCGGCTCATACGGATGACGCGGGCCTCGTGACGGGTTGGGAGGAGCGGGGACCCGAGTGGCGCGGCTTCGCCACCGGCGGCGCCAAGGTCCTGTTTCGCTTCGGCCCCGTCGACGCTTTCCGGTTCTGCCTCACCGAGGCGGCGATCGACGCCATGAGCCTGGCGGTGATCGAGGACATGCGCCCCGATAGCCTGTTTCTCAGCACCGGCGGCGGCTGGTCGCCATCGACGGACGCGGCGATCCGGGCCCTTGTGACCCGGGACAACGCCTTTCTGGTCGCTGCCACCGACAACAACGGGCAGGGTGACGTCTATGCTGAGCGACTTCGGGCGATCGCGAATGAGGCGTCCTGCCGCTTCGAGCGCCTGCGACCGACCGCGGAGGACTGGAACGCGGATCTCCGGATGATGAGGAGGAGGAAGGGAGGAGAGAAGGAAGGCGAGATCCTGCTGCCGCATGCCCGCCGGTCGCGTCAAGGGTGAAGCTTCGCCCGGCTGCGCCGGCCCTTGACCCGCCCGGACGGAGAGGCGGCCGCCAGGGAGGGGTCATGAAGGGCTGAAGAGAAGATGGTGTTCCCCGCGAAGGGGAGCCGCGCTCCGGCCCGACGAGGCTGAAAGGAGCCCGCCATGAACCTCCCACCCGTCCGCAAGGTCTTCGAGGGCGTCGCCGACCGGCGCCAGATGTTCCGCATGTTCGACCGTCACGCGCAGCGCCCGAACCGCTGGCAGGGCGACGACAGCGTGCTCTATCGCGGCGAATGGTTCGAGATCGGCCAGGTCGAGCACGACTACATGTTCGAGGTGCTGCCGCCGCTGTGGATGCGCGGTGACATGTTCGCCATGCGCGAATTCCTGACCGGAAACATCACCAGCGTCTTCGTCTCGCTGACGATCGACGGCCGGTCGCGCTATTTCCACGGCTATTGCGACGTGTCGGACCGGACGTCGCCGGCACAGATGCGGGATGTCATCACCGAGCGCGAATCCCGGCCGGCGAAGGCAATGACCCGGGACGAGCGCCTCGAGCACATCTGGAGCGCGACGAACGACGACTATCGTGGCTATGCCGACTGGCGATTCCCACTTGCCGCGCGCGGCAGGCGCATCGTCATCGTCTATGGCCGAGATCGGGGCCGCGACTTCAAGCTGCTCGACCAGCTCACGGACGCGGAGATCGGCGCCAAGCTTCCGGTGCATCTGCGCTACCTGCCCGACGCGATCGCCGCATAGGTGCTGCCATGTTCACCTTCTCCGTGACAGACGTCCATGCGGTCATCACGCGTGGGCGTATCGATGCCCTCGCCAATGGCGGCTTTCGCAATCCCTATTACGGACTCCGCCCCGGCAGGGACGAGAAGCCCGGTCTCTGGCTGGTCGGCGACGAGGGGGTCTATCTGCTCTCCAACGGCAAGCTCGCCGAGGGGCAGCGAGCCCTCGTCGTCTATGCCGAGGAATGCGATCCGAAGACCAATCCCGACTACTGGCACTACAAGCGCCAGCATTTCGGCGGCGATGACGGGATCGAGTTTCTCGATGCCGAGATGCTCGTCAAGCAAATCGCCGCGGCTCCCCGAGCCACGCATGTACGGATCGAAATGACCGACACCAGCATGTCGATCACGCCGATCCGCCGCTGACATCTCGGGCCAGGCCGCCAGTTCCCGACCATCACCGCGACCATCGCTCCTGCCGGCGCACGCTCCGGCGGGCCGATGCCGCCCGCCTTCATCACAGGAGACAATTCCCCATGGCGCAGGACGATCCCTTCACGCTTGACCTCTTCGGCAACGCTGCCTTGTCCTCCGGGCTCGGCCTCGGCATCACGGCATTTGCGGTCTCGTCCAACGACAATCCCGATCGCGACGATGACCCTCCGCCATCGGCGCCGGCCTCGGCGATGCCGGTCGCTTCGCGGCCGCTCGCGTCGTCATCTCCGGGCCGGGCGCGCGGCGAGAATTTCCATCTCGTTGGCGACCGCACGCTGGCGAAAGGCTGGAAGGATCGCGCGCTCGACAACATTGCAGCGATCCGCCTTGCGGCCGCGATCGAGGCGGAGGAGCGCCCCGCTACGCTCGATGAGCAGGAGAAGCTGATCCGATTCACCGGATTCGGCGCATCCGCCCTCGCCAACTTTGTGTTCCGGCGGCCCGGCGAAGCTGAATTCCGCAAGGGCTGGGAGACGATCGGCGCCGAGCTCGAGGACGCGGTTGGCGATCTCGATCACGCCTCGCTCGCCCGCTGCACGCAGTATGCGCACTTCACGCCCGAGTTCATCGTGCGAGCGGTGTGGGCGGGCCTTCGGCGCCTCGGCTGGCGCGGCGGGCGGGTTCTCGAGCCAGGCATCGGCACGGGCCTGTTTCCGGCGCTGATGCCCGAGTCTCTTCGCGACGTGTCGCACGTCACCGGCATCGAGCTCGATCCGGTCACGGCACGCATCGTCCGGCTGCTGCAGCCGCGGGCCCGGATCATCGCCGGCGATTTCGCCCGCACCGAGCTGCCGGCGAATTTCGACCTCGCCATCGGCAACCCGCCCTTCTCCGATCGCACCGTGCGTTCGGACCGCGCCTATCGGTCGATGGGGCTGCGACTGCACGACTATTTCATCGTGCGGGCGATCGACCTGCTGAAGCCCGGCGCGCTCGCGGCCTTCGTGACCAGCGCGGGCACGATGGACAAGGCCGACGGCAGCGCGCGCGAGCATATCGCGAAATCCGCCGACCTCGTCGGAGCGATCAGGCTGCCCGAGGGCAGCTTTCGCGCCAGTGCCGGCACCGACGTGGTGGTCGACCTCCTGTTCTTCCGCAAGCGCAAGATCGGCGACGCGGAAGGCGATCTCGCCTGGCTCGATCTCGACGAGGTGCGGCCGGCGACGGAGGACGAAGGCCCCATCCGCGTGAACCGCTGGTTCGCGACGCATCCGGCCTTCGTGCTCGGCACGCATGCGCTCGCCTCCCGGCCCTTCGGCGAGACCTATACCTGCCTCCCGCGCGAGGGCGAGGATCTCGGCGCCGCGCTCCCGGCTGCGATCAACCGCCTTCCGGAAGCCGTCTATGACGGCGAGCCCGGCATCATCGACCTTGACCTTGAGGATGGCGCCGACGAGGCGGCTCCCGACCTGCCCGGCGATCGGCATGTGCGCGAAGGCAGCTATGTCTTCGACAAGGCCCGCGGCCTGATGCAGGTCGTCGACGGCAGGCCCGTCGCGGTCAAGGTTCGCAAGGGACGAAGCGCCGACGGCATCCCCGAGAAGCATGTCCGGATCCTCCAGAAGCTGATCCCGATCCGCGACGCCGTGCGCGAGGTGCTCAAATGCCAGGAGCTCGACCGGCCCTGGAAGGATGCGCAGATCTGCTTGCGCATCGCCTGGTCGAGCTTCGTCCGCGACTTCGGCCCGATCAATTTCACAACGGTCTCCATGACCGAGGACGAGGAGACGGCCGAGGTGCGCGAGACGCATCGTCGGCCGAACCTCCAGCCCTTCCTCGACGATCCCGATTGCTGGCTGGTCGCCTCGATCGAGGACTACGACCTCGAGACCAACACGGCGAAGCCCGGCCCGATCTTCACGCAGCGTGTGATCTCGCCGCCGGCGGCGCCGGTGATCACCAGCGCGGCCGACGCACTGGCCGTGGTGCTGAACGAGCGCGGTCGCGTCGATATCGACCACATCGCCGAACTGCTGCACCGCGACCGCGACGATGTCGTTGCCGAACTCGGCAGCGCGATCTTCCGCGATCCCGTCGACAGCTCGTGGCAGACGGCCGATGCCTATCTCTCCGGAGCTGTCCGCGACAAGCTGAAGGTTGCGGAGGCCGCTGCGGCGCTCGAGCCGGACTATGAGCGCAACGTCACGGCGCTGCAGGGTGTGCAGCCGGCCGATCTCAGTCCCTCTGACATCACGGCGCGTCTCGGCGCGCCGTGGATTCCGGCTGCGGATGTCGTTGCCTTCGTCAAGGAGACGATGGGCGCCGAGATCAGGATCCACCATATGCCGGAACTGGCCTCCTGGGCCGTGGAGGCCCGGCAGCTCGGCTATATGGCGGCGGGGACGTCGGAATGGGGCACGGACCGCCGGCATGCCGGCGATCTTCTCGCTGATGCGCTGAACAGCCGCGTGCCGCAGATCTTCGACACGGTGAAGGACGGTGACAGCGAGCGCCGCGTCCTCAACGTGGTCGACACGGAGGCCGCAAAGACCAAGCTGCAAAAGATCAAGGATGAATTCCAGCGCTGGATCTGGTGCGATCCCGACCGCACCGACCGGCTGGCGCGGGTCTACAACGACCGCTTCAACAACATCGCGCCGAGGGCCTTCGACGGCTCCCATCTGCAGCTTCCGGGCGCCTCTGGCGCCTTTGTTCTTTACGGTCACCAGAAGCGCGGCATCTGGCGGATCATCTCGGCCGGATCGACCTATCTCGCCCACGCCGTCGGCGCCGGCAAGACCATGACGATAGCGGCGGCGATCATGGAGCAGCGCCGTCTCGGCCTGATCGCCAAGGCGATGCTGGTCGTGCCCGGGCACTGCCTGGCCCAGGCCGCGCGCGAGTTCCTGGCGCTCTATCCGAACGCCCGCATCCTCGTCGCCGACGAGACCAACTTCGTGAAGGAGAAGCGGCACCGCTTCCTCTCGCGCGCCGCGACGTCGACCTGGGACGCGATCATCATCACGCATTCGGCCTTCCGCTTCATCTCCGTGCCCTCGGCTTTCGAGCAGCAGATGATCCAGGACGAGCTCGAGCTCTACGAGACGCTGCTGACCAAGGTCGAGAGCGATGATCGCGTCTCGCGCAAACGGCTCGAGCGGCTGAAGGAGGGGCTGAAAGAACGCCTGGAATCGCTGGCGACCCGCAAGGACGATCTGCTCACCATCTCCGAGATCGGCGTCGACCAGATCATCGTCGACGAAGCGCAAGAGTTCAGGAAGCTCTCCTTCGCCACCAACATGTCGACGTTGAAGGGCGTCGATCCGAACGGCTCGCAACGTGCCTGGGACCTCTATGTGAAGTCCCGCTTCGTCGAAACGAAGAATCCGGGCCGCGCGCTCGTGCTCGCCTCCGGCACGCCGATCACCAACACGCTCGGCGAGATGTTCTCCGTCCAGCGTTACCTCGGATACGCGGCGCTCAGCGAACGTGGGCTGCATGAGTTCGACGCCTGGGCCTCGACCTTCGGCGACGTGTCGACCGAGCTCGAGCTGCAGCCGTCGGGCAAATACAAGCCGGTGACGCGCTTCGCCACCTTCGTCAACGTGCCGGAGCTGATCGCCATGTTCCGCTCCTTCGCGGACGTGGTGATGCCGGCGGACCTGCGCCGCTATGTGAAGGTGCCGGCGATCTCGACCGGCCGGCGGCAGATCATCACCGCGAAGCCGACCGCCGCATTCAAGCGCTACCAGGTGCAGCTGGACGAGCGCATCAAGGCGATCGAAATGCGCGACCGGCCGCCGGAGCCGGGTGACGACATCTTGCTCTCGGTCATCACCGACGGACGCCACGCCGCGATCGACCTGCGTCTGGTCGATTGCGACAACGACAACGAGCCGGACAACAAGCTGAACCAGCTCGTCGCCAACGCCTTCCGCATCTGGAAAGAGACGGCCGAGAACACCTACCTGCGGGCCGATGGAAAGCCGTTCGATTTGCCCGGTGCCGCGCAGATGATCTTTTCCGATCTCGGCACGATCAGCGTGGAGAAGACCCGCGGCTTCTCGGCCTATCGCTGGATCCGGGACGAGCTCGTCCGGATGGGCGTGCCGGCCACTGAGATCGCCTTTATGCAGGACTACAAGAAGTCGGAGGCGAAGCAGCGGCTCTTCGGCGACGTGCGTGCGGGCAGGGTCCGCTTCCTTCTCGGAAGCTCGGAGACGATGGGCACCGGCGTCAACGCGCAGCTGCGCCTGAAGGCGCTGCACCACCTCGACGTGCCCTGGCTCCCCTCGCACATTGGGGTCGGAACAAGAGCAGTGCGAAATCGTACGCTAAGGGCGAACGGAGCATGAACGGCGCCGTAGCCCGGATGTCCAGCATCCGATCCCTGTGGATTGCCATCGCAATGCACCAATCTTGATTTCTTCGTCCGTCCGACTCGACAACGCTCCCGGCAGATTGGTCGTAGATGGAGTCGGGCAATGGGTAAACGGAGGCTTCTCAAGGTCCAAGATCGACAGAGACTTTTCGATATACCAACCGATGAGGACGGCCTCATCCGGCACTATTCGTTGTCGTCGGCTGACAGGCTTGAGATTGGACTTTGCAGACGAGAACACAATCGGCTCGGATTTGCCGTTCAGCTCTGCCTGATGCGATATCCAGGCAGGGTGTTGGCGACCGATGAAACTCCGCCTCGCGCAATGCTAGAGTACGTTGCTGAGCAGATTGGCGCCGACGCTGGAAAGTTTGCGCTCTATGCACGCCGTGAAGAAACGCGGCGCGATCACATTGCTCGCTTGATGGTTTATCTGGCCGCGCGGAGCGCGACGGGGCAAGACCGTAGGGCTGCGCTGTTGGCTGCAATTCAGGCGGCCACGATGTCCGACGACGGTGGCGCGATAGCGAGTGCTACTGTCGCCATGTTTCGTGAACGCGGATCTCTTCTGCCAGCAATCGACACGATCGAACGGATCGGTCTTGCTGCCCGCGCCATTGCCCGTCGGCGGGCAGAGAGAGCGCTGATCGAAGAAATTTCGGTCGATACGCTTCAATCGTTGGATAAGCTGTTGGAGGTTGACCCGGCCATCGGCCAGACGCGATTTCACTGGCTGCGATCAGCGCCGGATGCGCCAGGTACGTCAAACCTGGTCGGGCTGACCGAACGGATTGCCTTCCTGCGCGAGCTAGAAATCGATCCGAGATTGCAGATACGCATATCGTCTGGACGGTGGGATCAGATGATCCGTGAAGGCAACGCCACACCGGCATGGCTGGCCAACGACTTCAATGCCAGCCGTCGACACGCGCTGATCGTGGCGCAGATTATCAAGCTCGGCCAGAAGCTCACGGACGATGCAGTGTCGATGTTCATCAAGCTGATAGGTCGGCTGTTCTCGCAAGCCAATAACCGCAAGAAGCAGCGGCACATGGACTGCAGGCCGGATACCGCCAAAGCGCTACGCATGTTCCTGGACACGATCACAGCCCTGCAGTCCGCGAACGATTATGGCCGGAACGCATTGGAGGTTCTCGATCAGGAAGTTGGATGGCACCGGTTGCTTCGGATGAAGCCTGAGCTTGAGTCGATGGTCGACGACAACGAGGCATCGCCCTTGACCTTAGCGGTCGAGCAATATGCCACCGTCAACAAGTATGCCGGTGCGTTTCTGCAAGCGTTCACGTTCCGCTCAGCGCGCCGCCACGATCCCCTTCTTGCGGCGATTTTCCTGCTGAAGCGGCTCTATGCCGAGAAGCGGCGGACCCTTCCGGATCGCGTCCCGGTCACCCACCTCAGCCAAGTTGATCGACGGCTAATCCTCGGGCAGGAGAAGCCCGATCGCCGTCTCTATGAGATTGCAACCCTCGCGGCTTTGCGAGACCGGCTTAGATCTGCGGACATTTGGGTCGATGGCAGCCGATCCTTCCGACCGATCGACGAGCACCTGATGCCGCGGTCAACGTTCACCATCCTGAAAGATGAAGATCGCCTCGGACTTGGTGTCCAAGAAGACGGCGCGGCGTGGCTTACCGAAGCGCGGCAGATGCTCGACTTCAACCTGAAGCGCCTGGCGTACAGGGCACGATCCGGGAGGCTCGAAGGTGTTCGCCTTGAAGCTGGTACCTTGATCGTCACGCCGACCGCCGGCGAGGTTCCTGCTGCAGCGGAGGAACTGAACGCCGAGATCAGCGAGCTTTATCCGTTGGTCGAGGTGCCGGACCTCCTGCGGGAAGTGCACGAATGGACCGGCTTTGCGGATTGCTTCACGCATGTTCGAACGGGTGACACTCCGAGGAATGTCTCGGCCATGCTGGCTGGCGTACTGGCCGATGCGACCAATCTCGGTCCAAAGCGAATGGCCAGCGCGTCCAAAGGCATCAGCGCTCACCAGATCAGTTGGATGCGAGCCTTCCATGCCCGGTCAGAGACCTACCGCGCGGCCCAG
It encodes:
- a CDS encoding DEAD-like helicase (SMART: DEAD-like helicases~KEGG: nha:Nham_4656 N-6 DNA methylase) is translated as MAQDDPFTLDLFGNAALSSGLGLGITAFAVSSNDNPDRDDDPPPSAPASAMPVASRPLASSSPGRARGENFHLVGDRTLAKGWKDRALDNIAAIRLAAAIEAEERPATLDEQEKLIRFTGFGASALANFVFRRPGEAEFRKGWETIGAELEDAVGDLDHASLARCTQYAHFTPEFIVRAVWAGLRRLGWRGGRVLEPGIGTGLFPALMPESLRDVSHVTGIELDPVTARIVRLLQPRARIIAGDFARTELPANFDLAIGNPPFSDRTVRSDRAYRSMGLRLHDYFIVRAIDLLKPGALAAFVTSAGTMDKADGSAREHIAKSADLVGAIRLPEGSFRASAGTDVVVDLLFFRKRKIGDAEGDLAWLDLDEVRPATEDEGPIRVNRWFATHPAFVLGTHALASRPFGETYTCLPREGEDLGAALPAAINRLPEAVYDGEPGIIDLDLEDGADEAAPDLPGDRHVREGSYVFDKARGLMQVVDGRPVAVKVRKGRSADGIPEKHVRILQKLIPIRDAVREVLKCQELDRPWKDAQICLRIAWSSFVRDFGPINFTTVSMTEDEETAEVRETHRRPNLQPFLDDPDCWLVASIEDYDLETNTAKPGPIFTQRVISPPAAPVITSAADALAVVLNERGRVDIDHIAELLHRDRDDVVAELGSAIFRDPVDSSWQTADAYLSGAVRDKLKVAEAAAALEPDYERNVTALQGVQPADLSPSDITARLGAPWIPAADVVAFVKETMGAEIRIHHMPELASWAVEARQLGYMAAGTSEWGTDRRHAGDLLADALNSRVPQIFDTVKDGDSERRVLNVVDTEAAKTKLQKIKDEFQRWIWCDPDRTDRLARVYNDRFNNIAPRAFDGSHLQLPGASGAFVLYGHQKRGIWRIISAGSTYLAHAVGAGKTMTIAAAIMEQRRLGLIAKAMLVVPGHCLAQAAREFLALYPNARILVADETNFVKEKRHRFLSRAATSTWDAIIITHSAFRFISVPSAFEQQMIQDELELYETLLTKVESDDRVSRKRLERLKEGLKERLESLATRKDDLLTISEIGVDQIIVDEAQEFRKLSFATNMSTLKGVDPNGSQRAWDLYVKSRFVETKNPGRALVLASGTPITNTLGEMFSVQRYLGYAALSERGLHEFDAWASTFGDVSTELELQPSGKYKPVTRFATFVNVPELIAMFRSFADVVMPADLRRYVKVPAISTGRRQIITAKPTAAFKRYQVQLDERIKAIEMRDRPPEPGDDILLSVITDGRHAAIDLRLVDCDNDNEPDNKLNQLVANAFRIWKETAENTYLRADGKPFDLPGAAQMIFSDLGTISVEKTRGFSAYRWIRDELVRMGVPATEIAFMQDYKKSEAKQRLFGDVRAGRVRFLLGSSETMGTGVNAQLRLKALHHLDVPWLPSHIGVGTRAVRNRTLRANGA
- a CDS encoding transposase Tn3 family protein (PFAM: transposase Tn3 family protein~KEGG: mes:Meso_4554 transposase Tn3) encodes the protein MGKRRLLKVQDRQRLFDIPTDEDGLIRHYSLSSADRLEIGLCRREHNRLGFAVQLCLMRYPGRVLATDETPPRAMLEYVAEQIGADAGKFALYARREETRRDHIARLMVYLAARSATGQDRRAALLAAIQAATMSDDGGAIASATVAMFRERGSLLPAIDTIERIGLAARAIARRRAERALIEEISVDTLQSLDKLLEVDPAIGQTRFHWLRSAPDAPGTSNLVGLTERIAFLRELEIDPRLQIRISSGRWDQMIREGNATPAWLANDFNASRRHALIVAQIIKLGQKLTDDAVSMFIKLIGRLFSQANNRKKQRHMDCRPDTAKALRMFLDTITALQSANDYGRNALEVLDQEVGWHRLLRMKPELESMVDDNEASPLTLAVEQYATVNKYAGAFLQAFTFRSARRHDPLLAAIFLLKRLYAEKRRTLPDRVPVTHLSQVDRRLILGQEKPDRRLYEIATLAALRDRLRSADIWVDGSRSFRPIDEHLMPRSTFTILKDEDRLGLGVQEDGAAWLTEARQMLDFNLKRLAYRARSGRLEGVRLEAGTLIVTPTAGEVPAAAEELNAEISELYPLVEVPDLLREVHEWTGFADCFTHVRTGDTPRNVSAMLAGVLADATNLGPKRMASASKGISAHQISWMRAFHARSETYRAAQACVTDAHTRHPHSCLWGNGTTSSSDGQFFRASDRAAKRGDINLHYGSEPGSKFYSHLSDQYGYFSILPISPTESEAAYVLDGLFDQDTILEIQEHFTDTGGASDHVFGLFALIGKRFAPRLRNLKDRKFHTFEKGDAYPALSNHIGAPINTTLILDHWDDLLHLAASITTRAVVPSTILKKLSASPKESQLAKALRELGRIERSLFMTEWYSNSTLRRRCQAGLNKGEAAHKLKRAVFFHERGELRDRSFESQAFRASGLNLVVSAIVHWNTVYLDRAVKELKRAGRNIPESLLRHISPLSWEHINLTGIYTWDSEQHLPEGFRLLRLPAGLRRAAQRSCSVRP